One window from the genome of Corvus moneduloides isolate bCorMon1 chromosome 9, bCorMon1.pri, whole genome shotgun sequence encodes:
- the LOC116448342 gene encoding zinc finger protein 226-like, translating into MDVSVDWNSENNICDTGGKHSNYPRKATKQVGHTCSLQKEVDMNYLCSPTGSSAGRAGKQELTAELQCGDKETCDTYSQKQGESPAREFAPSSTNFHLQSEDKDLDHCSSERPRKPWMIAKLCEDNKSTALGDVFGEDLEPVPEEALPYRCKKCGSSFHSVSELQEHRRAHLLENSYHCPICAKAFSRAANLRMHKLIHSSERPHKCPECDKGFIRTADVWRHLRNVHKIERSMVILGNGVARNPWSVVHRSQHNAEYPDQPCPENPKSQEDNFKPYTCPTCGKGFDKPNLLSKHKVIHREDKPYKCQECGMAFVQLLRLKRHQQTHSGARPFYCEECGGTFTRLASLQRHHRIHTGEKPYSCNFCGHSFTESGTLRRHERTHKLDKP; encoded by the coding sequence ATGGACGTGAGCGTGGACTGGAACTCTGAGAATAACATTTGCGACACAGGTGGGAAGCATTCAAATTATCCCAGAAAGGCCACGAAGCAGGTGGGCCACACCTGTAGCCTGCAGAAGGAGGTGGACATGAATTACTTGTGCAGTCCTACTGGAAGCTCTGCTGGACGCGCAGGAAAGCAGGAGCttactgcagagctgcagtgtggaGACAAAGAAACCTGTGACACTTACAGCCAGAAACAAGGTGAGAGTCCAGCTAGGGAGTTTGCCCCCTCCAGCACCAACTTCCACCTGCAGAGTGAAGATAAGGATTTAGATCACTGTTCCTCTGAACGCCCCAGGAAACCATGGATGATAGCGAAACTTTGTGAGGACAACAAAAGCACTGCTCTTGGGGATGTGTTTGGTGAGGACCTGGAGCCTGTCCCCGAGGAAGCTCTGCCCTATCGATGCAAGAAGTGTGGCTCCTCTTTCCACAGTGTGAGcgagctgcaggagcacaggcgAGCTCACCTGCTGGAAAACTCCTACCACTGTCCCATCTGTGCCAAAGCGTTCTCCCGCGCAGCCAACCTGCGCATGCACAAGCTCATCCATTCCAGCGAGAGGCCGCACAAGTGCCCGGAGTGTGACAAGGGCTTCATCCGCACAGCTGACGTCTGGAGGCACCTGCGCAATGTGCACAAGATCGAGCGCTCCATGGTGATCCTGGGGAATGGCGTGGCCAGGAACCCCTGGTCAGTGGTGCATCGTAGCCAGCACAATGCTGAGTACCCAGATCAGCCTTGTCCTGAAAACCCAAAGTCTCAGGAAGACAACTTCAAACCTTACACCTGCCCAACATGCGGCAAAGGTTTTGATAAGCCCAACCTGCTGTCCAAGCACAAGGTGATCCACCGGGAGGACAAGCCCTACAAGTGTCAGGAGTGTGGCATGGCATTTGTGCAGCTGCTCAGGCTCAAGAGACACCAGCAGACTCACTCTGGGGCACGGCCCTTCTATTGTGAGGAGTGTGGGGGAACCTTCACCCGGCTGGCATCGCTCCAGCGCCATCACCGCATCCACACCGGAGAGAAGCCCTACTCCTGTAATTTCTGTGGGCATTCCTTCACCGAGTCAGGGACCCTACGGAGGCATGAGCGCACACACAAGTTGGACAAACCTTAA